One genomic window of Eisenibacter elegans DSM 3317 includes the following:
- the csm2 gene encoding type III-A CRISPR-associated protein Csm2, whose product MKGEKNHQKDSNSNPKGDFRTKTFAELAQEADNFFKNGLKSELLKFKQSDKIDAIFEKTEDFVEEYGKDVSTHQLRNIFQEIKKAKDVASLKLIRPNLAYIAGRLDNIKAKTFVAFLDSLIKEVKDETTLENFKDFMEAIVAYHKFYGSK is encoded by the coding sequence ATGAAAGGAGAGAAAAATCATCAAAAAGATAGCAATAGCAATCCAAAAGGAGATTTCAGAACAAAAACCTTTGCCGAGCTTGCCCAAGAAGCCGATAACTTTTTTAAAAACGGCTTGAAATCCGAACTGCTAAAATTTAAGCAGAGCGATAAAATAGATGCGATTTTTGAGAAAACAGAAGATTTTGTAGAAGAATATGGCAAAGATGTTTCTACCCACCAGCTTCGCAATATTTTCCAAGAAATAAAAAAAGCCAAAGATGTGGCCTCGCTCAAGCTCATTCGCCCCAATCTGGCGTATATTGCTGGTAGGCTTGATAATATAAAAGCGAAAACCTTTGTAGCTTTTCTGGATAGTCTTATCAAAGAGGTAAAAGATGAAACTACCCTCGAAAACTTCAAAGACTTTATGGAGGCAATCGTAGCATATCATAAGTTTTACGGTAGCAAATAA
- the cas10 gene encoding type III-A CRISPR-associated protein Cas10/Csm1 gives MRYFIKIDLSGIQSFIFDVPSKGAAKQLKARSVYVQAITEIAQKFFEEKLGSLEVVYNGGGNLFFYADTSEEVLKEAIQKFQEDFQQENIFPIIAYLASEGNFTTDMQHIAKEANKAKLQKPLAIQAYVYRPFKEDIWKDFTEELIKSRGFVIRQATQKDSPSPFSKAGFYFQTSSDASQFEEKILNKLPVKKQGITDFDEIVQQSTGDQKLAALKIDVDNLGLLFRNKKREKYEQNSQYLSQFFEEEMYQILKLYIEEASIYPVFAGGDDCFLIGAWDKVLEVACAIQKEFHEFQTEKKLNLSISAGVVIVPANFPMVRLAEEAEHALELAKNHGKNKITLFGEVLTWQDYQKAKEIAKELKKLIEEHNASRAVLHRIKSSEIGFTRLQEQAQTGKLNFPKVHRLKYYLRNFGDNQVRECMEKLFKEYEDALLQTFMKKEKALNPMVFPVAARWAELFTKSTKEQEESINS, from the coding sequence ATGCGATATTTTATCAAAATAGACCTTTCAGGCATCCAGTCCTTTATTTTCGATGTGCCCTCTAAGGGGGCTGCTAAGCAGCTCAAAGCCCGCTCGGTATATGTACAGGCCATTACAGAAATTGCCCAAAAGTTTTTTGAAGAAAAACTGGGCTCGCTCGAGGTAGTCTATAATGGTGGAGGAAATCTGTTTTTCTACGCCGATACTTCAGAAGAAGTGCTAAAAGAAGCCATTCAGAAGTTTCAGGAGGATTTTCAACAAGAAAATATTTTTCCCATCATTGCTTATTTGGCCTCCGAAGGTAATTTTACAACAGACATGCAACATATTGCCAAAGAAGCCAACAAAGCCAAATTGCAGAAGCCTCTTGCCATACAAGCCTATGTTTATCGACCTTTCAAAGAAGATATTTGGAAGGACTTTACAGAAGAACTTATCAAAAGCAGGGGCTTTGTAATCAGGCAAGCTACGCAAAAAGATTCCCCAAGTCCTTTTAGCAAGGCTGGCTTTTATTTTCAAACTTCTTCCGATGCCTCTCAATTTGAAGAAAAAATCCTCAACAAGCTTCCTGTAAAAAAACAAGGAATCACAGATTTTGATGAAATCGTTCAGCAATCCACAGGCGACCAAAAACTTGCCGCCCTCAAAATAGATGTGGACAACCTCGGGCTGCTTTTCAGAAACAAAAAGCGAGAAAAATACGAGCAAAATTCTCAATATTTGAGTCAATTTTTTGAGGAAGAAATGTATCAAATCCTAAAACTATATATTGAAGAGGCAAGCATCTACCCTGTTTTTGCCGGAGGCGACGACTGCTTCCTTATCGGTGCATGGGACAAAGTATTGGAAGTTGCCTGTGCTATTCAAAAAGAATTCCACGAATTCCAAACTGAAAAGAAACTCAATCTCAGCATTTCGGCAGGTGTGGTAATTGTGCCCGCCAACTTCCCGATGGTACGCCTTGCCGAAGAAGCCGAACACGCTCTGGAACTCGCAAAAAATCATGGAAAAAATAAAATTACGCTTTTTGGCGAGGTACTCACTTGGCAAGACTACCAAAAAGCCAAAGAAATAGCCAAAGAACTTAAAAAACTTATAGAAGAACACAATGCTTCAAGAGCTGTATTGCACCGCATCAAATCGAGCGAAATCGGCTTTACACGTCTCCAAGAACAAGCCCAAACCGGAAAGCTCAACTTCCCCAAAGTACATCGCTTGAAGTATTACTTGAGGAATTTTGGGGATAACCAAGTAAGAGAATGTATGGAAAAGCTGTTCAAAGAGTATGAAGATGCTCTTTTACAGACTTTTATGAAAAAAGAAAAAGCCCTTAACCCGATGGTGTTTCCCGTAGCGGCACGCTGGGCAGAATTATTCACAAAATCAACAAAAGAACAAGAAGAAAGCATAAACTCTTAA